From Tubulanus polymorphus chromosome 9, tnTubPoly1.2, whole genome shotgun sequence, a single genomic window includes:
- the LOC141910707 gene encoding diacylglycerol kinase delta-like isoform X1, which translates to MSSNDPKLVSKWGRASGGGGGVIIDGEHVDKITHSQDDSSESDGETEPAKSFHRRISTNKDLKTARCMKEGYLAKQTNSFQRWRRRYFKLKPRKLYYAKDTMSVIFDEIALHNLSIAECSTKNVNHSFQVITPFRNLVLCAESRKEMEDWISALKSAANNEFYDPTVEHRDMMSGQHNWYACSHARPTYCNVCRDTLSGVTSHGLSCEVCKFKAHKKCAVRAQNNCKWTTLAAVGNAIMEDEDGNLASPHQWLEGNLPVSAKCIVCDKTCGSVLRLQDLRCLWCKAMVHSGCVDTFPKKCSLGPCHMSVLPFIAINNIDSDGYWEATRPPGTCPLLVYVNSKSGDNQGVKFLRRFKQLLNPAQVFDLMNGGPYTGLRLFQKFDPFHILVCGGDGSVGWVLREIDKLNLQSQCQVGVLPLGTGNDLARVLGWGSTFDDDTQLVSFIEKLEHAQIKMLDRWSVLTYEGTMPPPRKISQQFDPISVYEDSVANHLSKILHSDDHSVVISSAKVLCETVKDFVAKVGEAYEGDIEDNEVVETEDNQDDSISKKCCTLNEKLDALLTTLNTESQASAQKVTAETQSIPEVDEEKDQDREKELTSQNGSTATLVGETSHEMMHQDSISSTQSDIDRQSFSGSVDTTASDKDTTADNKNCPRRRKRVKPQIFKPKDQLMCRANSLKKAIRQIIEHTEKAVDEQNAQTVEHELVCAFTEQSESPVDIPTHSSFFTHSASSSSSSSRHHHCNPQHHHSGNFLEVPTYSVMSSSGAASRTPSPRLSPRLKRLGISSGVAGSLVGGSFISKVLLANADALCAAASPLMEEEIALDDFTERCVMNNYFGIGLDAKISLDFHLKREEHPERCSSRTKNLMWYGVLGGKELLQKTFKNLDQRVQLECDGQRIPLPSLQGIVVLNIPSYMGGANFWGGTKEDYNFTAPSFDDKILEVVAVFGSMQMAVSKVINLQHHRIAQCRSVKITIMGDEGVPVQVDGEAWIQPPGYMRIIHKNRSQMLTRDRSFETTLKSWSEKQKERPVSPVSIPTYISEDEIVVLLEFVEAAANLIKSVKVASISHSSVEQELFQLSTQASSSLDKLYPAGKLSEVVPRSHVTDLINAIKALHHEASVFLSEKASAVRLREDLEEKMSAALANVEVELKRVNEIPGLQPSDYEFIYNSDPTKRKHGGHHGRFRIMTKLIKGKHKDNRERDKHASQAQSFNVNEWNAEDVGQWLDFLSMSEYKEMFIRNDIRGPELLSLERRDLKDMGISKVGHLKRLQQAIKELNKQVQTSE; encoded by the exons cgaTGCATGAAAGAAGGCTACCTCGCAAAACAAACCAATTCATTTCAG cgATGGAGAAGACGATATTTCAAGCTCAAACCCAGAAAACTTTACTATGCAAAAGATACTATG TCTgtgatttttgatgaaattgctCTTCACAACTTAAGCATCGCCGAATGCAGCACTAAAAATGTAAACCACAGTTTTCAG gTGATAACACCATTTCGCAATCTAGTACTATGCGCGGAAAGCCGAAAAGAAATGGAAGATTGGATATCGGCCCTAAAATCAGCGGCCAATAACGAGTTTTATGAT ccGACAGTTGAACACAGAGATATGATGTCCGGTCAACATAATTGGTACGCGTGTTCACACGCTCGACCGACTTACTGCAATGTGTGTAGAGATACGTTATCAGGAGTCACATCGCACGGTTTATCCTGCGAAG TATGCAAATTCAAGGCTCACAAAAAGTGCGCCGTACGCGCTCAGAACAATTGTAAATGGACGACGCTGGCAGCTGTTGGTAACGCAATCATGGAAGATGAGGACGGG AATTTAGCATCTCCTCACCAGTGGCTGGAAGGCAATCTGCCGGTTAGTGCTAAGTGTATTGTTTGCGATAAAACGTGCGGCAGTGTTCTACGACTACAGGATCTTAGATGTTTGTGGTGCAAAGCGATG GTGCATTCAGGTTGCGTGGACACGTTTCCGAAAAAATGTTCGCTAGGACCGTGTCACATGTCCGTGTTACCATTTATAGCAATCAATAACATAGATTCGGATGGTTACTGGGAGGCGACGAGACCTCCGGGAACTTGTCCGTTACTCGTGTACGTTAATTCTAAAAGTGGAGACAATCAA GGTGTAAAGTTTTTAAGGCGATTTAAACAGTTATTGAATCCTGCCCAAGTGTTTGATCTCATGAATGGTGGGCCATATACAGG GTTGcgtttatttcaaaagttcgATCCATTCCATATATTAGTGTGTGGAGGAGATGGCAGCGTAGGCTGGGTTCTCAGAGAAATCGACAAATTAAATTTACAGTCTCAA TGTCAAGTCGGTGTTCTACCGCTAGGAACGGGCAATGATCTAGCTCGCGTACTCGGATGGGGAAGCACGTTCGACGACGATACGCAACTCGTGTCGTTCATCGAAAAACTCGAACACGCGCAGATAAAAATGCTCGATCGCTGGAGCGTGTTGACGTACGAAGGCACGATGCCGCCTCCTCGCAAGATCTCGCAACAGTTCGACCCGATATCCGTGTACGAAGACTCGGTCGCTAATCACCTGTCGAAAATTCTACATTCCGATGACCATTCAGTTGTCATCTCTTCAGCGAA GGTTCTATGCGAGACGGTGAAGGATTTTGTAGCTAAAGTCGGTGAGGCTTACGAAGGCGACATCGAAGATAACGAGGTTGTTGAAACTGAAGACAATCAAGACGATTCcatatcgaaaaaatgttGTACATTAAACGAGAAACTCGATGCACTGTTAACCACACTGAATACTGAATCACAAGCATCCGCT CAAAAAGTAACGGCAGAAACGCAAAGTATCCCGGAGGTCGATGAAGAAAAAGATCAAGATCGCGAAAAGGAATTGACCAGTCAGAACGGTTCAACGGCGACGTTAGTCGGTGAGACGAGTCATGAAATGATGCACCAGGATTCTATCAGTTCGACTCAATCGGACATCGACCGTCAATCGTTTAGCGGATCAGTCGATACAACCGCCTCCGACAAGGATACGACGGCCGACAATAAAAACTGTCCCAGAAGACGGAAACGTGTGAAACCG CAAATCTTCAAACCGAAAGATCAGTTGATGTGTCGCGCGAACAGTCTGAAGAAGGCAATTCGACAGATCATTGAACATACGGAAAAGG CTGTAGATGAGCAGAACGCTCAAACTGTGGAACACGAGCTTGTATGTGCATTCACCGAACAATCGGAATCACCGGTCGATATCCCCACGCATTCATCGTTCTTCACTCACAGCgctagcagcagcagcagcagcagtcgcCATCACCACTGTAACCCCCAGCATCATCACAGTGGAAACTTCCTAGAAGTGCCCACGTACTCGGTAATGTCGTCGTCGGGCGCAGCGTCTCGGACCCCCAGTCCTCGGTTATCCCCCCGGCTTAAACGTTTAG GAATCAGTAGTGGCGTGGCAGGAAGTCTGGTCGGAGGCAGTTTTATTAGTAAAGTGCTACTGGCGAACGCTGATGCACTCTGTGCTGCGGCGTCGCCGTTAATGGAAGAGGAAATTGCGCT GGATGACTTCACTGAGCGCTGCGTGATGAATAACTATTTTGGGATCGGACTCGACGCGAAAATATCgttagattttcatttaaaacgaGAGGAACATCCGGAACGCTGCAG TAGTCGAACTAAGAATCTGATGTGGTACGGCGTTCTCGGCGGGAAGGAATTACTGCAGAAAACATTCAAAAACCTCGATCAACGAGTTCAACTCGAGTGTGACGGACAACGCATTCCATTGCCTAGTCTACAAGGCATTGTCGTTCTTAACATTCCGAGTTACATGGGCGGGGCGAACTTCTGGGGCGGAACGAAGGAAGACTAC AATTTTACGGCTCCGtctttcgatgataaaatacTGGAAGTTGTAGCCGTTTTCGGCAGTATGCAGATGGCCGTTTCCAAAGTCATAAACCTCCAACACCATAGAATAGCTCAG TGTCGTAGCGTGAAAATCACGATAATGGGCGACGAAGGCGTGCCGGTTCAGGTCGACGGGGAAGCTTGGATACAACCTCCCGGATACATGCGAATCATACATAAAAATCGCTCTCAGATGCTTACTAGAGATAGG AGTTTTGAAACgacattaaaatcatggtcGGAGAAACAAAAGGAACGACCAGTGTCTCCAGTGAGCATACCGACTTACATTTCGGAAGATGAGATCGTTGTATTACTGGAGTTCGTCGAGGCAGCTGCAAATTTGATCAAAAG CGTAAAAGTGGCTTCGATCAGCCACAGTTCAGTCGAACAGGAGTTATTCCAACTGTCAACTCAAGCGTCTAGTTCGTTAGATAAACTCTATCCGGCCGGAAAACTATCCGAG GTTGTACCACGCAGTCACGTTACAGACTTGATAAATGCGATTAAGGCGCTACATCACGAAGCTAGTGTCTTCCTCTCAGAGAAAGCCAGCGCAGTA CGATTACGTGAGGATCTGGAAGAGAAAATGAGCGCTGCTCTAGCAAACGTTGAGGTTGAATTAAAACGAGTGAATGAGATACCAGGTCTACAACCGAGTGATTACGAA TTTATATATAACAGCGATCCGACTAAGCGTAAACACGGCGGACATCACGGTCGATTCAGGATTATGACCAAACTGATTAAAGGAAAACATAAAGATAATCGAGAAAGAGACAAACATGCGTCACAGGCTCAGT CGTTCAATGTGAATGAATGGAATGCCGAAGATGTCGGTCAGTGGCTCGATTTCCTGTCCATGTCCGAATATAAAGAGATGTTTATACGCAATGATATACGAGGACCGGAATTACTGAGCCTTGAACGTCGTGATTTAAAG GATATGGGAATAAGTAAGGTTGGTCATTTAAAGCGGCTACAACAGGCTATCAAAGAACTCAACAAGCAGGTTCAAACGAGTGAATGA
- the LOC141910707 gene encoding diacylglycerol kinase delta-like isoform X2, with translation MSSNDPKLVSKWGRASGGGGGVIIDGEHVDKITHSQDDSSESDGETEPAKSFHRRISTNKDLKTARCMKEGYLAKQTNSFQRWRRRYFKLKPRKLYYAKDTMSVIFDEIALHNLSIAECSTKNVNHSFQVITPFRNLVLCAESRKEMEDWISALKSAANNEFYDPTVEHRDMMSGQHNWYACSHARPTYCNVCRDTLSGVTSHGLSCEVCKFKAHKKCAVRAQNNCKWTTLAAVGNAIMEDEDGNLASPHQWLEGNLPVSAKCIVCDKTCGSVLRLQDLRCLWCKAMVHSGCVDTFPKKCSLGPCHMSVLPFIAINNIDSDGYWEATRPPGTCPLLVYVNSKSGDNQGVKFLRRFKQLLNPAQVFDLMNGGPYTGLRLFQKFDPFHILVCGGDGSVGWVLREIDKLNLQSQCQVGVLPLGTGNDLARVLGWGSTFDDDTQLVSFIEKLEHAQIKMLDRWSVLTYEGTMPPPRKISQQFDPISVYEDSVANHLSKILHSDDHSVVISSAKVLCETVKDFVAKVGEAYEGDIEDNEVVETEDNQDDSISKKCCTLNEKLDALLTTLNTESQASAQKVTAETQSIPEVDEEKDQDREKELTSQNGSTATLVGETSHEMMHQDSISSTQSDIDRQSFSGSVDTTASDKDTTADNKNCPRRRKRVKPQIFKPKDQLMCRANSLKKAIRQIIEHTEKAVDEQNAQTVEHELVCAFTEQSESPVDIPTHSSFFTHSASSSSSSSRHHHCNPQHHHSGNFLEVPTYSVMSSSGAASRTPSPRLSPRLKRLGISSGVAGSLVGGSFISKVLLANADALCAAASPLMEEEIALDDFTERCVMNNYFGIGLDAKISLDFHLKREEHPERCSRTKNLMWYGVLGGKELLQKTFKNLDQRVQLECDGQRIPLPSLQGIVVLNIPSYMGGANFWGGTKEDYNFTAPSFDDKILEVVAVFGSMQMAVSKVINLQHHRIAQCRSVKITIMGDEGVPVQVDGEAWIQPPGYMRIIHKNRSQMLTRDRSFETTLKSWSEKQKERPVSPVSIPTYISEDEIVVLLEFVEAAANLIKSVKVASISHSSVEQELFQLSTQASSSLDKLYPAGKLSEVVPRSHVTDLINAIKALHHEASVFLSEKASAVRLREDLEEKMSAALANVEVELKRVNEIPGLQPSDYEFIYNSDPTKRKHGGHHGRFRIMTKLIKGKHKDNRERDKHASQAQSFNVNEWNAEDVGQWLDFLSMSEYKEMFIRNDIRGPELLSLERRDLKDMGISKVGHLKRLQQAIKELNKQVQTSE, from the exons cgaTGCATGAAAGAAGGCTACCTCGCAAAACAAACCAATTCATTTCAG cgATGGAGAAGACGATATTTCAAGCTCAAACCCAGAAAACTTTACTATGCAAAAGATACTATG TCTgtgatttttgatgaaattgctCTTCACAACTTAAGCATCGCCGAATGCAGCACTAAAAATGTAAACCACAGTTTTCAG gTGATAACACCATTTCGCAATCTAGTACTATGCGCGGAAAGCCGAAAAGAAATGGAAGATTGGATATCGGCCCTAAAATCAGCGGCCAATAACGAGTTTTATGAT ccGACAGTTGAACACAGAGATATGATGTCCGGTCAACATAATTGGTACGCGTGTTCACACGCTCGACCGACTTACTGCAATGTGTGTAGAGATACGTTATCAGGAGTCACATCGCACGGTTTATCCTGCGAAG TATGCAAATTCAAGGCTCACAAAAAGTGCGCCGTACGCGCTCAGAACAATTGTAAATGGACGACGCTGGCAGCTGTTGGTAACGCAATCATGGAAGATGAGGACGGG AATTTAGCATCTCCTCACCAGTGGCTGGAAGGCAATCTGCCGGTTAGTGCTAAGTGTATTGTTTGCGATAAAACGTGCGGCAGTGTTCTACGACTACAGGATCTTAGATGTTTGTGGTGCAAAGCGATG GTGCATTCAGGTTGCGTGGACACGTTTCCGAAAAAATGTTCGCTAGGACCGTGTCACATGTCCGTGTTACCATTTATAGCAATCAATAACATAGATTCGGATGGTTACTGGGAGGCGACGAGACCTCCGGGAACTTGTCCGTTACTCGTGTACGTTAATTCTAAAAGTGGAGACAATCAA GGTGTAAAGTTTTTAAGGCGATTTAAACAGTTATTGAATCCTGCCCAAGTGTTTGATCTCATGAATGGTGGGCCATATACAGG GTTGcgtttatttcaaaagttcgATCCATTCCATATATTAGTGTGTGGAGGAGATGGCAGCGTAGGCTGGGTTCTCAGAGAAATCGACAAATTAAATTTACAGTCTCAA TGTCAAGTCGGTGTTCTACCGCTAGGAACGGGCAATGATCTAGCTCGCGTACTCGGATGGGGAAGCACGTTCGACGACGATACGCAACTCGTGTCGTTCATCGAAAAACTCGAACACGCGCAGATAAAAATGCTCGATCGCTGGAGCGTGTTGACGTACGAAGGCACGATGCCGCCTCCTCGCAAGATCTCGCAACAGTTCGACCCGATATCCGTGTACGAAGACTCGGTCGCTAATCACCTGTCGAAAATTCTACATTCCGATGACCATTCAGTTGTCATCTCTTCAGCGAA GGTTCTATGCGAGACGGTGAAGGATTTTGTAGCTAAAGTCGGTGAGGCTTACGAAGGCGACATCGAAGATAACGAGGTTGTTGAAACTGAAGACAATCAAGACGATTCcatatcgaaaaaatgttGTACATTAAACGAGAAACTCGATGCACTGTTAACCACACTGAATACTGAATCACAAGCATCCGCT CAAAAAGTAACGGCAGAAACGCAAAGTATCCCGGAGGTCGATGAAGAAAAAGATCAAGATCGCGAAAAGGAATTGACCAGTCAGAACGGTTCAACGGCGACGTTAGTCGGTGAGACGAGTCATGAAATGATGCACCAGGATTCTATCAGTTCGACTCAATCGGACATCGACCGTCAATCGTTTAGCGGATCAGTCGATACAACCGCCTCCGACAAGGATACGACGGCCGACAATAAAAACTGTCCCAGAAGACGGAAACGTGTGAAACCG CAAATCTTCAAACCGAAAGATCAGTTGATGTGTCGCGCGAACAGTCTGAAGAAGGCAATTCGACAGATCATTGAACATACGGAAAAGG CTGTAGATGAGCAGAACGCTCAAACTGTGGAACACGAGCTTGTATGTGCATTCACCGAACAATCGGAATCACCGGTCGATATCCCCACGCATTCATCGTTCTTCACTCACAGCgctagcagcagcagcagcagcagtcgcCATCACCACTGTAACCCCCAGCATCATCACAGTGGAAACTTCCTAGAAGTGCCCACGTACTCGGTAATGTCGTCGTCGGGCGCAGCGTCTCGGACCCCCAGTCCTCGGTTATCCCCCCGGCTTAAACGTTTAG GAATCAGTAGTGGCGTGGCAGGAAGTCTGGTCGGAGGCAGTTTTATTAGTAAAGTGCTACTGGCGAACGCTGATGCACTCTGTGCTGCGGCGTCGCCGTTAATGGAAGAGGAAATTGCGCT GGATGACTTCACTGAGCGCTGCGTGATGAATAACTATTTTGGGATCGGACTCGACGCGAAAATATCgttagattttcatttaaaacgaGAGGAACATCCGGAACGCTGCAG TCGAACTAAGAATCTGATGTGGTACGGCGTTCTCGGCGGGAAGGAATTACTGCAGAAAACATTCAAAAACCTCGATCAACGAGTTCAACTCGAGTGTGACGGACAACGCATTCCATTGCCTAGTCTACAAGGCATTGTCGTTCTTAACATTCCGAGTTACATGGGCGGGGCGAACTTCTGGGGCGGAACGAAGGAAGACTAC AATTTTACGGCTCCGtctttcgatgataaaatacTGGAAGTTGTAGCCGTTTTCGGCAGTATGCAGATGGCCGTTTCCAAAGTCATAAACCTCCAACACCATAGAATAGCTCAG TGTCGTAGCGTGAAAATCACGATAATGGGCGACGAAGGCGTGCCGGTTCAGGTCGACGGGGAAGCTTGGATACAACCTCCCGGATACATGCGAATCATACATAAAAATCGCTCTCAGATGCTTACTAGAGATAGG AGTTTTGAAACgacattaaaatcatggtcGGAGAAACAAAAGGAACGACCAGTGTCTCCAGTGAGCATACCGACTTACATTTCGGAAGATGAGATCGTTGTATTACTGGAGTTCGTCGAGGCAGCTGCAAATTTGATCAAAAG CGTAAAAGTGGCTTCGATCAGCCACAGTTCAGTCGAACAGGAGTTATTCCAACTGTCAACTCAAGCGTCTAGTTCGTTAGATAAACTCTATCCGGCCGGAAAACTATCCGAG GTTGTACCACGCAGTCACGTTACAGACTTGATAAATGCGATTAAGGCGCTACATCACGAAGCTAGTGTCTTCCTCTCAGAGAAAGCCAGCGCAGTA CGATTACGTGAGGATCTGGAAGAGAAAATGAGCGCTGCTCTAGCAAACGTTGAGGTTGAATTAAAACGAGTGAATGAGATACCAGGTCTACAACCGAGTGATTACGAA TTTATATATAACAGCGATCCGACTAAGCGTAAACACGGCGGACATCACGGTCGATTCAGGATTATGACCAAACTGATTAAAGGAAAACATAAAGATAATCGAGAAAGAGACAAACATGCGTCACAGGCTCAGT CGTTCAATGTGAATGAATGGAATGCCGAAGATGTCGGTCAGTGGCTCGATTTCCTGTCCATGTCCGAATATAAAGAGATGTTTATACGCAATGATATACGAGGACCGGAATTACTGAGCCTTGAACGTCGTGATTTAAAG GATATGGGAATAAGTAAGGTTGGTCATTTAAAGCGGCTACAACAGGCTATCAAAGAACTCAACAAGCAGGTTCAAACGAGTGAATGA
- the LOC141910877 gene encoding cell division cycle protein 20 homolog: MSHFNFENTLNELVKLDAPIERGPMMRWQRKALETGRQALSPLKLHSGSVLRTPAVQGKDTKTPNKNSSLSKTPNKKTPSTPLSNTADRFIPNRGTTDVDMAHYKMMNQENELVPDGGGDQSDNPDYQKKLSDALGKNPQDSKVLSFTNKVPRGAEGYMNNLKVLYSSGKTNAQKATVTRHIPQVPDRILDAPELVDDYYLNLLDWSCNNHIAVSLGPAVYVWNATSGNIVELMELTAQDEYISSIKWIKEGNIVAVATSSGEVQLWDVGQQKKMRTMASHSARVGSLSWNAHILSSGSRTGKIHHHDVRVQDHHIGTLTSHTQEVCGLAWSPDGRHLASGANDNQLCIWDATMSREIHPVHTFTEHQAAVRALAWCPWQSSLLASGGGTADRNIRFFNISTGFCLNSVDTGSQVCSILWSSQYRELVSGHGFSRNQLTMWKYPAMSVVSELFGHTARVLCLCLSPDGSTVASAAADETIRLWKCFACDKPKKITTKKKSDSTTSSSLTSKMR, encoded by the exons ATGTCGCATTTCAACTTTGAAAATACGTTGAATGAACTGGTGAAGTTGGACGCTCCGATTGAACGTGGTCCGATGATGAGATGGCAACGGAAAGCTCTCGAAACAG GTCGTCAAGCGTTGTCACCCCTAAAGCTACACTCCGGTTCAGTGTTGAGAACTCCGGCCGTTCAAGGCAAAGACACGAAAACTCCAAATAAAAACTCATCTCTGAGTAAAACTCCGAACAAGAAAACTCCCAGCACTCCTCTGTCTAACACGGCTGATAG atttattccgaACCGAGGCACGACCGATGTCGATATGGCTCattataaaatgatgaatCAAGAGAACGAACTTGTACCGGACGGCGGCGGCGACCAATCGGATAACCCGGATTATCAGAAAAAACTATCCGATGCTCTCGGTAAAAATCCTCAAGATTCGAAAGTGTTGTCGTTCACGAATAAAGTTCCGCGCGGAGCTGAAG GTTATATGAACAATCTGAAGGTGTTGTACAGTTCTGGAAAGACGAACGCGCAAAAAGCGACTGTCACGAGACACATTCCACAGGTTCCTGATCGAATTCTCGATGCTCCTGAGCTGGTAGACGATTACT atttgaatttgttggatTGGTCGTGTAATAATCATATAGCCGTATCGCTCGGTCCTGCGGTTTATGTGTGGAACGCCACCAGTGGTAATATCGTAGAACTAATGGAACTCACCGCTCAGGACGAGTATATATCCAGCATCAAGTGGATTAAAGAGGGTAATATTGTCGCCGTGGCAACCAGCAGCGGTGAAGTTCAG TTATGGGATGTTGGACAGCAGAAGAAAATgcgcacaatggccagccacTCGGCGCGAGTCGGATCATTGTCGTGGAACGCTCATATCTTATCCAG tggATCAAGAACCGGTAAAATACATCACCACGACGTCAGAGTGCAGGATCATCACATAGGAACGCTGACCAGTCATACGCAGGAAGTGTGCGGTCTGGCGTGGTCTCCCGACGGGCGCCACCTAGCGAGTGGAGCTAACGATAATCAGTTGTGTATCTGGGACGCGACGATGTCACGTGAAATTCATCCTGTACATACATTCACCGAACACCAAGCAGCAGTCCGA GCTCTAGCTTGGTGTCCGTGGCAATCGTCATTGTTGGCTAGCGGAGGCGGTACGGCTGACAGAAATATTCGATTTTTTAATATATCTACTGGATTTTGTTTAAACAGTGTTGACACTGGATCACAG GTGTGTTCGATTCTATGGTCATCGCAGTACAGAGAACTGGTTTCTGGACACGGTTTCTCTCGAAATCAGTTGACGATGTGGAAATATCCGGCGATGTCGGTCGTCTCGGAACTATTCG GTCACACAGCGCGAGTGTTGTGTTTATGTTTGTcaccagatggcagcaccgtagCGAGCGCGGCGGCCGATGAAACGATTCGCTTGTGGAAATGTTTTGCGTGCGATAAACCGAAAAAGATAACGACGAAGAAAAAATCGGACTCAACGACGAGCAGTTCGTTAACGTCAAAAATGCGTTAA